A stretch of Cynocephalus volans isolate mCynVol1 chromosome 9, mCynVol1.pri, whole genome shotgun sequence DNA encodes these proteins:
- the LOC134385604 gene encoding LOW QUALITY PROTEIN: cytochrome c oxidase subunit 7B2, mitochondrial (The sequence of the model RefSeq protein was modified relative to this genomic sequence to represent the inferred CDS: inserted 1 base in 1 codon) → MLPLASNALSRLKIRXIQQSMTRQSHVKHSPDFHDKYGNAVLTSGTTFCVVAWLFTITQIRIVCNPSPVGRVTPEEWKDQ, encoded by the exons ATGCTTCCCTTGGCCAGCAATGCACTAAGTCGTCTCAAGATTC AGATTCAGCAAAGCATGACAAGACAGAGCCATGTAAAACACTCCCCAGATTTTCATGATAAATACGGCAATGCTGTGCTAACCAGTGGAACCACTTTCTGTGTTGTTGCCTGGTTGTTTACAATCACACAGATCAGAATAGTATGTAACCCATCCCCTGTTGGCCGAGTTACCCCCGAAGAGTGGAAAGATCAGTAA